From Rhodoferax sp. AJA081-3, the proteins below share one genomic window:
- a CDS encoding GNAT family N-acetyltransferase: MPTFEHVNLQTARLLLRPLVEADAPALFAIFSDPAVMRYWSTPPWASMDEAHALVARDQKAMVAGDYLRLGLVRTDTGAMIGNCTLFDINTTCRRAELGYGLAQSAWGQGYMHEALRALLDFGFSALNLNRVEADIDPRNSASARSLERLGFTREGFLRERWIVDGEVSDTALYGLLQREWVASNNHT; encoded by the coding sequence ATGCCGACTTTTGAACACGTGAATCTGCAAACCGCACGGCTGTTGTTGCGCCCGCTGGTCGAGGCGGATGCCCCAGCGCTGTTTGCCATTTTTTCAGACCCTGCGGTCATGCGTTACTGGAGTACACCTCCCTGGGCCAGCATGGACGAGGCCCATGCCCTGGTCGCGCGTGACCAGAAGGCCATGGTCGCAGGGGACTACCTGCGGCTGGGCCTGGTGCGGACCGACACCGGTGCGATGATTGGCAATTGCACACTGTTCGACATCAACACCACCTGCCGCCGTGCGGAATTGGGCTATGGACTGGCGCAATCGGCCTGGGGCCAGGGCTATATGCACGAGGCCCTACGTGCCCTGTTGGACTTTGGTTTCTCCGCGCTGAATCTCAACCGCGTGGAAGCCGATATTGACCCCCGCAACAGCGCCTCGGCCCGCAGCTTGGAGCGCCTGGGTTTTACCCGCGAGGGCTTCTTGCGCGAACGCTGGATTGTGGACGGCGAGGTGTCCGACACCGCGTTGTACGGCCTGTTGCAGCGTGAGTGGGTGGCGTCCAACAACCACACATAA
- a CDS encoding VOC family protein: MSPLRITEIKAFVPSNDFALSKQFYQDIGFTMASEGDGVAYFHMDHASFLLQDFCAGELARNFMMHILVEDVDAWWNRIHASGVVAKYGVTVSGIERQPWRMRDFCLTDPSGVLWRIGQNSE; the protein is encoded by the coding sequence ATGAGCCCACTTCGCATCACCGAAATCAAGGCCTTTGTGCCGTCGAATGACTTCGCTCTGTCCAAGCAGTTCTACCAGGACATAGGCTTCACCATGGCCTCGGAAGGTGACGGCGTGGCCTACTTTCACATGGACCATGCGAGCTTTCTGCTGCAGGACTTCTGCGCTGGGGAACTGGCCAGGAATTTCATGATGCACATCCTGGTCGAGGATGTGGACGCATGGTGGAATCGCATCCACGCCAGCGGCGTGGTCGCCAAGTATGGTGTGACGGTATCGGGTATCGAGCGCCAACCCTGGCGGATGCGCGACTTCTGCCTCACCGACCCATCGGGTGTGCTGTGGCGCATAGGCCAGAACTCAGAGTGA
- a CDS encoding GNAT family N-acetyltransferase: MHHAITIRLATTAPHDIRAVARLFDAYRQFYEQAPNVALAEQFISSRLHNAESVILVAEDAEQTMTGFCQLYPTFCSVDASPIYSLYDLFVAPEHRKTGTGRLLLLAAEEQARRNGKSRMDLTTAKTNLPAQSLYAALGWTRDEVFYAYSKPVTV, translated from the coding sequence ATGCACCACGCCATCACCATCCGATTGGCCACGACCGCGCCGCACGATATCCGCGCGGTGGCCAGGTTATTCGACGCCTACCGCCAGTTTTACGAGCAGGCGCCCAATGTGGCGCTGGCCGAGCAGTTCATCTCCAGCCGCTTGCACAATGCCGAGTCCGTCATCCTGGTGGCCGAGGATGCAGAGCAGACCATGACCGGCTTCTGCCAGCTGTACCCCACGTTTTGCTCCGTGGATGCGTCCCCCATCTACAGCCTGTACGACCTGTTTGTGGCGCCCGAACACCGCAAGACTGGAACCGGACGCCTGCTGTTGCTGGCGGCCGAAGAGCAGGCCCGCCGCAATGGCAAGTCCCGCATGGACCTGACGACGGCCAAGACCAATCTGCCGGCCCAGTCGCTGTATGCCGCATTGGGCTGGACGCGGGATGAGGTGTTTTATGCTTATAGCAAACCCGTCACCGTTTAG
- a CDS encoding ABC transporter permease: MESYALLIAATLNAGTVLAIASLGLLINEKAGIVNLGAEGMMLCAAIAGFATVVATGSDSMGFAAGMGAGALMAAVFGVLVIWLNTNQYATGLALSLFGGGFSAFAGIRYVQEKMPERPSFAIPFLSDIPLVGPALFRQHPLVYLAVLFAFALIWFLYRTRAGLILRSVGESPESAHALGYPVRWIRLAAVVVGGALCGLAGAYISIIYTPLWVEGMVSGKGWIALALTTFATWRPARVLLGAYLFGGVTMLQFHLQGVGVEIPSQFLSMLPYVATIVVLALISRNPRWIRINMPAAIGKPFYPGS; this comes from the coding sequence ATGGAATCCTACGCATTGCTGATCGCCGCCACGCTGAACGCGGGCACCGTACTGGCCATCGCCTCGCTGGGCCTGTTGATCAACGAGAAGGCTGGCATCGTTAACCTGGGCGCAGAGGGCATGATGCTCTGCGCCGCTATAGCCGGTTTTGCCACGGTGGTGGCCACTGGTAGCGACAGCATGGGTTTTGCTGCCGGTATGGGCGCAGGGGCCTTGATGGCTGCCGTTTTTGGTGTGCTGGTGATCTGGCTCAACACCAACCAATACGCCACCGGGCTGGCGCTGAGCCTGTTTGGCGGCGGCTTCTCGGCCTTTGCCGGTATCCGGTACGTACAGGAAAAAATGCCCGAGCGGCCCAGCTTTGCTATCCCCTTTCTGTCCGACATCCCGCTGGTGGGGCCGGCCTTGTTCCGCCAGCACCCCTTGGTCTACCTGGCCGTGCTGTTTGCGTTTGCACTGATCTGGTTTTTGTACCGCACGCGTGCCGGCCTGATTTTGCGCAGCGTGGGTGAGAGCCCTGAATCGGCCCACGCCCTGGGTTACCCCGTGCGCTGGATACGCCTAGCAGCCGTGGTAGTGGGTGGTGCGCTGTGCGGTCTGGCCGGTGCCTACATTTCCATCATTTACACGCCGCTGTGGGTGGAGGGCATGGTGTCGGGCAAGGGCTGGATTGCGCTGGCGCTGACCACGTTTGCGACCTGGCGCCCGGCACGGGTGTTGCTTGGTGCCTACCTGTTTGGGGGCGTCACCATGTTGCAGTTCCATTTGCAGGGCGTGGGGGTGGAGATTCCCAGCCAGTTCCTGAGCATGTTGCCCTATGTGGCGACCATCGTGGTTTTGGCACTGATATCGCGCAACCCGCGCTGGATTCGCATTAACATGCCTGCTGCCATTGGTAAACCGTTTTACCCTGGCTCCTAG
- the pepF gene encoding oligoendopeptidase F yields the protein MKKLLLGTVAASVHLLFAVGAMAASAPKPATQNRAEISGQYKWDFSPIYGSWAEWDAAMTSIEAKMDAFAARKGTLKNGPAAVLSTYQAFDEIGMLQYKVYRYPQLQRDVETRNQEVAGKFQRVGAVFAKFGTATAWFTPELLKIPQATMEQWIRDTPALAPYKFTILDNYRQQAHVLDEQGEKLLSFATRFGQTPTATFQELSTSDIKFPKVTLSDGKEITLSPGTYQGVLQTNYVQADRAKAFDAFLGTYAATSNTYAAIYNGVMQKGWFTAQARNFPTVLEAALDDHAVPMDVVKTLVDTVRAGTAPLQRYAKLRKKLLGLDKYHLYDGSIPIYKTTATYPYDDAKETVLQSMAPLGADYMAKYKKFLSGKQIDVYENDGKRSGAYVGGVYGVGPYMLLNHNDTQNALFTLAHEGGHAMHTILSYEKQPYVTSSYTIFVAEVASTTNERFLLNKLLETTKDPKERFLLLQHAVDSIVGTFYTQVLFADFELQAHKLVEQGKPVTAAVLNGIYLDLLKTYYGDAVTIDDAYKYTWSRIPHFFNSPYYVYQYATCFASSAKLFKDMTTGAPASRTAATARYLELLGSGGNDHPMAQLQKAGVDLSKRETVQAVVDQMQELVTQMELEAAKIR from the coding sequence ATGAAGAAACTACTCCTCGGCACCGTGGCCGCATCCGTCCATTTGTTGTTTGCCGTGGGCGCGATGGCGGCCAGTGCGCCCAAACCCGCCACGCAAAACCGTGCCGAGATATCGGGCCAGTACAAGTGGGACTTTTCTCCCATTTACGGCAGTTGGGCAGAGTGGGACGCTGCCATGACCAGCATCGAGGCCAAGATGGATGCCTTTGCCGCACGCAAGGGCACATTGAAGAATGGCCCGGCTGCGGTGCTGAGCACCTACCAGGCCTTCGATGAGATTGGCATGCTGCAGTACAAGGTCTACCGCTACCCGCAGTTGCAGCGTGACGTGGAGACGCGCAACCAGGAAGTGGCGGGCAAGTTTCAGCGCGTGGGGGCGGTGTTTGCCAAGTTCGGCACGGCCACGGCCTGGTTCACGCCCGAGCTGCTGAAGATTCCCCAAGCCACTATGGAGCAGTGGATACGCGACACGCCCGCTCTGGCGCCTTACAAATTCACGATTCTCGACAACTACCGCCAGCAGGCCCATGTGCTGGACGAACAGGGCGAGAAGCTGTTGTCCTTTGCCACCCGTTTTGGCCAGACGCCAACGGCCACCTTCCAGGAGCTGTCCACCTCGGACATCAAGTTCCCCAAAGTGACGCTGTCGGATGGCAAGGAGATCACGTTGTCGCCCGGCACCTACCAGGGTGTGCTGCAAACCAACTACGTACAGGCCGACCGTGCCAAGGCGTTTGATGCCTTCCTGGGCACCTACGCCGCCACGTCCAACACCTACGCCGCCATCTACAACGGCGTCATGCAAAAGGGCTGGTTTACCGCGCAGGCCCGCAACTTCCCCACCGTGCTGGAGGCCGCGCTGGACGACCATGCGGTACCCATGGACGTGGTGAAGACCCTGGTGGACACTGTGCGCGCCGGCACCGCGCCGCTGCAGCGTTATGCCAAGTTGCGCAAGAAGTTACTGGGCCTGGACAAGTACCACCTGTACGACGGCTCCATCCCCATCTACAAGACTACGGCCACTTATCCGTATGACGACGCCAAGGAGACGGTGTTGCAGTCCATGGCGCCGCTGGGTGCGGACTACATGGCCAAGTACAAGAAGTTCCTGTCGGGCAAACAGATCGACGTGTATGAAAACGACGGCAAACGCTCGGGCGCCTATGTGGGGGGTGTCTACGGCGTGGGTCCTTACATGCTGCTGAACCACAACGACACACAAAACGCGCTGTTCACGTTGGCCCATGAAGGCGGCCATGCCATGCACACCATCCTGTCGTACGAGAAGCAGCCCTATGTCACGTCCAGCTACACCATCTTTGTGGCCGAGGTGGCGTCCACGACCAATGAGCGCTTTTTGCTGAACAAGTTGCTGGAGACCACCAAGGACCCCAAGGAGCGCTTCCTGCTGTTGCAACACGCGGTGGACTCTATCGTGGGTACCTTCTACACCCAGGTGCTGTTTGCCGATTTTGAACTGCAGGCCCACAAGCTGGTGGAGCAGGGCAAGCCGGTGACCGCTGCCGTGCTCAACGGCATTTACCTGGACCTGCTGAAGACCTATTACGGCGATGCGGTGACCATAGACGATGCCTACAAGTACACCTGGTCGCGCATCCCGCACTTCTTCAATTCGCCGTATTACGTGTACCAGTACGCGACCTGCTTTGCATCGTCGGCCAAGCTGTTCAAGGACATGACGACCGGTGCTCCAGCATCCCGAACGGCCGCTACCGCACGTTACCTGGAACTGCTGGGCAGCGGTGGCAACGACCACCCGATGGCGCAATTGCAAAAGGCCGGTGTGGATTTGTCCAAACGCGAAACGGTGCAGGCCGTGGTGGACCAGATGCAGGAGTTGGTGACACAGATGGAGCTGGAAGCTGCCAAGATCCGCTGA
- a CDS encoding adenosine deaminase, whose translation MNHKPVSPERLPELLRRMPKAELHMHIEGSLEPELMFALAKRNNVALRFPSEQALRDAYVFNNLQEFLDIYHEGTMVLKTEQDFYDMTCAYLARAQADNVLHTEIFFDTQTHTGHGLDAATVINGLHRACADAPAKFGMTASLILCFLRHLSEEEAFECLEQALPLRDKIVGIGLASSEVGHPPEKFAKVYARARELGFRLVAHAGEEAPPAYIWSALDVLKVERIDHGVQAIHDAALIQRLAKDCIPLTVCPLSNLKLRVFPSLAQHNLQRMLDAGIMATVNSDDPAYFGGYINENFTQTFAALGMTSAHAYRLARNSFDASFIDASLRSQYVQRLDAVFETFE comes from the coding sequence ATGAACCACAAACCCGTATCCCCAGAGCGCCTGCCCGAGCTGCTGCGCCGCATGCCCAAAGCCGAGCTACACATGCACATCGAAGGCTCGTTAGAACCCGAGCTGATGTTCGCCCTGGCCAAGCGCAACAACGTGGCGCTGCGCTTCCCCAGTGAGCAGGCCCTGCGCGACGCCTATGTGTTCAACAACCTGCAGGAGTTTCTGGACATCTACCATGAGGGCACCATGGTGCTCAAGACCGAGCAGGACTTCTACGATATGACCTGCGCCTACCTGGCACGGGCGCAGGCCGACAATGTGCTGCACACCGAAATCTTCTTCGACACCCAGACCCACACCGGCCATGGTCTGGATGCCGCCACCGTCATCAACGGCTTGCACCGCGCCTGCGCCGATGCGCCGGCCAAGTTTGGCATGACGGCCTCGCTGATCCTGTGTTTCCTGCGCCACTTGAGCGAAGAAGAGGCTTTTGAATGCCTGGAGCAGGCGCTGCCGCTGCGCGACAAGATTGTGGGTATTGGCCTGGCGTCCAGCGAAGTAGGCCACCCGCCCGAGAAGTTTGCCAAGGTCTATGCCCGGGCCCGCGAGCTGGGCTTTCGCCTGGTCGCCCACGCCGGGGAAGAGGCGCCCCCAGCCTACATCTGGAGTGCGCTGGATGTGCTGAAGGTGGAGCGTATAGACCACGGCGTGCAGGCCATACACGACGCAGCGTTGATACAACGTCTGGCCAAGGACTGCATACCGCTGACCGTGTGCCCCTTGAGCAATCTGAAACTGCGCGTCTTCCCCTCCCTGGCGCAGCACAACCTGCAGCGCATGCTGGACGCCGGCATCATGGCCACCGTCAACTCCGACGACCCAGCCTATTTTGGTGGCTACATCAACGAGAACTTCACCCAGACATTCGCCGCACTGGGCATGACATCCGCCCACGCTTACCGGCTGGCACGCAACAGCTTTGACGCCAGTTTCATCGACGCGTCGCTGCGCAGCCAGTATGTGCAACGGCTCGACGCGGTGTTTGAGACCTTTGAGTGA
- a CDS encoding BMP family ABC transporter substrate-binding protein: MTDLQKRALLRIAAMTAVASAALVGCGKKEEPVAATPAPAPVASAPAPKPEPLKIAFAYVGPVGDGGWTFAHDNGKKAVEKEFGDKVVTSIVENVPESADAERVIREMASSGNKLVFGTTFGYMEPMLKVAPEFKDVKFEHATGYKTAENMRTYDSRTYEGAYMAGIIAGKMTKSNTLGVVASIPIPEVVRNINAFTLGAQSSNPKIKTKVVWVNEWFNPPKETEAATSLINGGADVLFQNTDSPAVLKTAQDKGKRAFGWDSDMTAYGPKAHLASAVINWGPYYIKSTREALEGKWTGGTSAWWGVKEGAIDIVSIAEDVPAETKAKVEEVKKGLADGTFAIWKGPIIDNTGKEQIAKDTVADDKFLSGLGFYVKGVEGKIPGSK, translated from the coding sequence ATGACAGATCTGCAAAAACGCGCCTTACTGAGAATCGCGGCCATGACGGCCGTGGCAAGTGCTGCACTGGTTGGCTGTGGCAAGAAAGAGGAACCCGTGGCCGCCACCCCTGCGCCAGCACCTGTGGCATCGGCACCCGCACCCAAGCCTGAGCCGCTGAAGATTGCCTTCGCCTACGTGGGCCCGGTGGGTGATGGTGGCTGGACCTTTGCACACGATAACGGCAAGAAGGCCGTGGAAAAAGAATTCGGCGACAAGGTGGTCACCTCCATCGTGGAAAACGTGCCCGAGTCTGCAGACGCCGAACGTGTCATCCGCGAAATGGCCAGCAGTGGCAACAAGCTGGTGTTTGGCACAACCTTTGGCTACATGGAACCCATGCTCAAGGTTGCGCCCGAGTTCAAGGACGTGAAGTTTGAACATGCCACCGGTTACAAGACCGCCGAGAACATGCGCACTTACGACAGCCGCACCTACGAAGGCGCGTACATGGCAGGCATCATTGCCGGCAAGATGACCAAGTCCAACACACTGGGTGTGGTGGCATCCATCCCAATCCCCGAAGTCGTTCGCAACATCAATGCATTCACATTGGGCGCACAAAGCAGCAACCCCAAGATCAAGACCAAGGTGGTGTGGGTTAACGAGTGGTTCAACCCACCCAAGGAAACCGAAGCCGCCACCAGCCTGATCAACGGTGGTGCGGACGTTCTGTTCCAGAACACCGACTCCCCCGCCGTGCTGAAGACGGCACAAGACAAGGGCAAGCGCGCCTTCGGCTGGGATTCCGACATGACCGCCTACGGTCCCAAGGCCCACCTGGCGTCCGCCGTTATCAACTGGGGTCCGTACTACATCAAGTCCACCCGCGAAGCGCTGGAAGGCAAGTGGACCGGCGGTACATCGGCCTGGTGGGGTGTGAAAGAGGGCGCGATTGACATCGTGTCGATTGCCGAAGACGTGCCTGCGGAAACCAAGGCCAAGGTCGAGGAAGTGAAGAAGGGTCTGGCAGACGGAACCTTCGCGATCTGGAAGGGCCCCATCATCGACAACACCGGCAAGGAACAGATCGCCAAAGACACGGTGGCCGATGACAAATTCCTGAGCGGACTGGGCTTCTACGTCAAGGGCGTGGAAGGTAAGATCCCCGGCAGCAAGTAA
- a CDS encoding nuclear transport factor 2 family protein, with amino-acid sequence MTFLSPLTVVQAQLEAYNAKNIDALLQTYAPDAQQFTLHGELLAHGHAQMRARYLARFAEPDLHAKLLSRVVVGHVVTDAELVTRNFPEGRGTLEMLCVYEVVNGRIQKASFVLGEKTLTGAAVQSGS; translated from the coding sequence ATGACATTTCTCAGTCCCTTGACCGTGGTGCAGGCCCAACTGGAAGCCTACAACGCCAAAAACATAGACGCGTTGCTGCAAACCTACGCACCAGACGCGCAGCAGTTCACGCTGCATGGCGAATTGCTTGCGCATGGCCACGCGCAGATGCGTGCGCGCTACCTTGCACGGTTTGCCGAACCTGATTTACACGCCAAGCTGTTGTCGCGCGTCGTTGTCGGCCATGTGGTCACCGATGCGGAGCTGGTCACACGAAACTTCCCCGAAGGCCGGGGCACGTTGGAGATGTTGTGTGTATACGAGGTGGTGAACGGGCGCATCCAGAAAGCGTCGTTTGTGCTGGGTGAGAAGACGCTGACGGGTGCGGCCGTCCAGTCTGGTTCGTAA
- a CDS encoding GFA family protein, with product MPNYFQIGNTKIESRHRATCHCGSIILELELPNGVEDPRRCNCSICRRRGAICASVPLAGLKVVQGQEFLTLYTFNTRTAKHYFCRVCGTYTHHQRRSDPHVFAYNVGCLEGVNPFDLGEVPTSDGINHVSDRE from the coding sequence ATGCCAAACTATTTTCAGATCGGTAATACCAAGATCGAATCCCGCCATAGGGCGACCTGCCATTGCGGAAGCATCATTCTTGAGCTGGAGCTCCCAAACGGAGTAGAAGATCCCAGGCGTTGCAACTGCTCCATCTGCCGCCGTCGCGGCGCGATTTGCGCGTCGGTGCCTTTGGCGGGCCTTAAGGTAGTGCAGGGCCAGGAGTTTCTTACGCTCTACACGTTCAACACACGAACGGCCAAGCACTATTTTTGCCGGGTCTGCGGCACCTACACACACCACCAGCGTCGGTCAGACCCCCATGTCTTTGCCTACAACGTGGGCTGCCTGGAAGGCGTAAACCCGTTCGACCTGGGAGAGGTCCCGACCTCGGACGGAATCAACCACGTGTCCGACAGGGAGTGA
- a CDS encoding cupin domain-containing protein yields MKHPSLRTLTVLPVFLLPVLFGCASAPAQKEAPAQPIVATKLVQSKTSWDGKLLPAYPTTQPEITILRISIAPGARLPLHHHPVINAGVLLTGQLKIETVSGAVLHLKAGDPIVETVNMVHYGVNDGTVPADIIVVYAGTVDHPITVVEKP; encoded by the coding sequence ATGAAACACCCTAGCCTGCGCACCCTGACTGTACTTCCGGTCTTCCTGCTCCCCGTGTTGTTCGGCTGCGCATCGGCACCCGCGCAGAAAGAAGCGCCGGCGCAGCCCATCGTCGCCACCAAGCTGGTGCAAAGCAAGACCAGTTGGGATGGCAAGCTGCTGCCCGCCTACCCGACCACGCAGCCCGAGATCACCATTCTGCGCATCAGTATTGCGCCCGGCGCCCGCCTGCCCCTGCACCACCACCCGGTCATCAATGCCGGCGTGTTGCTGACGGGCCAGTTGAAGATAGAGACGGTCAGTGGCGCCGTACTGCACCTGAAAGCCGGCGATCCGATTGTGGAAACGGTCAACATGGTGCATTACGGCGTCAACGACGGCACCGTGCCTGCCGACATCATCGTGGTGTATGCCGGTACCGTGGACCACCCGATTACCGTTGTTGAGAAACCATGA